In Corynebacterium endometrii, one DNA window encodes the following:
- a CDS encoding ABC transporter permease, with product MKTLKAEWTKLRTTKSFWWTTGVFFFFLLGWALLNTSLANSMGIEAAGPITPQATVQALYPLALPVLLIQAIMVVTTEYRYGLQSTVYMANPRRWQVPVAKYVLYAVIAAVLVLVGVAGAYAIGGLFGNEEVTAGYDPFGSDAGRHSLWVSPLAAVLLVLFGQGLGLLLRQTAGTVAISLILYLGLDSLILLLPKVGEKIVNFMPFTAFQRWTSDMAPPPDAPFDSATGYLVVFIVWSAVLWISGVLLLQKRDV from the coding sequence ATGAAAACCTTGAAGGCCGAATGGACCAAGCTGCGAACCACCAAGTCTTTCTGGTGGACCACCGGCGTGTTCTTCTTCTTCCTGCTGGGCTGGGCCTTGCTCAACACCTCACTGGCCAACAGCATGGGCATCGAGGCCGCGGGGCCGATTACGCCGCAGGCGACCGTGCAAGCCCTGTACCCGCTCGCGCTGCCCGTGCTGCTCATCCAGGCAATCATGGTGGTGACCACGGAGTACCGCTACGGCCTGCAGTCCACCGTCTACATGGCCAATCCGCGCCGCTGGCAGGTGCCGGTGGCCAAATACGTGCTGTACGCGGTTATCGCCGCCGTGCTGGTGTTGGTTGGCGTGGCCGGCGCGTACGCCATTGGCGGGCTCTTCGGCAACGAGGAAGTCACCGCGGGCTACGACCCCTTCGGCTCCGATGCGGGCCGCCACAGCCTCTGGGTCTCCCCGCTCGCCGCCGTGCTCCTGGTGCTCTTCGGCCAAGGCCTGGGCCTGCTGTTGCGCCAGACCGCGGGCACCGTGGCCATCAGCCTGATCCTTTACTTGGGCCTCGATAGTCTCATCCTGCTGCTGCCCAAGGTTGGCGAAAAGATAGTCAATTTCATGCCATTTACCGCCTTCCAGCGTTGGACCAGCGACATGGCGCCGCCGCCGGACGCGCCTTTTGATTCGGCAACCGGATACCTGGTGGTATTCATCGTGTGGTCAGCGGTGCTGTGGATTTCCGGCGTGCTGCTCCTCCAGAAGCGGGACGTGTAG
- a CDS encoding multidrug effflux MFS transporter — MIPTPLLMALALLTATAPFATDMHLPVLPAIAAEFGVTTSIAQLTLSGFFAGMGLGQLIIGPISDVVGRRKLLLAGAVLAALAAVIAALAPGVWVLIIARVIQGFGGGACVVLARAIIPDLVRGDSAAKAFSLLMAINGLAPAVAPVIGGLLAEPVGWRGIHWALAGLHVIQLLIAWAVVPETGSVKEVASVRAFAGAVAGNYVAVLKSPLIWGYLLAMAMSFGTMFCYVASSPFIIQEQMGFSASGYSLIFALISLGIFSSSLLNARLVGRLGSKTMLRIAVGSSFVSSWLLFAIVMLDLPDALKLVGMFLVAAPTAVIMANSTALATSLMRERSGSVSAEMGFAQALMGAVMSPLVGLAANPAVGMVTGMVVCSAVALAGMLYSTARHPA; from the coding sequence ATGATTCCTACTCCACTGCTCATGGCGTTGGCGCTTCTTACAGCGACAGCGCCTTTTGCAACTGACATGCACCTGCCCGTCCTCCCCGCCATCGCGGCGGAGTTTGGCGTCACTACGTCCATCGCCCAGCTCACCCTGTCCGGCTTCTTCGCGGGCATGGGCTTGGGCCAGTTGATAATTGGGCCCATCTCAGACGTGGTGGGCAGGCGCAAGCTCCTGCTCGCCGGTGCCGTCCTGGCCGCGCTCGCGGCGGTCATCGCGGCCCTGGCGCCGGGCGTATGGGTGCTCATCATCGCGCGCGTCATCCAGGGCTTCGGCGGCGGCGCGTGCGTGGTGCTGGCGCGCGCGATTATCCCGGACCTGGTCCGCGGCGACTCCGCGGCCAAGGCATTTTCCCTGCTGATGGCCATCAACGGTCTGGCGCCGGCCGTGGCGCCCGTCATCGGCGGGCTGCTGGCCGAGCCCGTGGGCTGGCGCGGAATCCACTGGGCGCTGGCGGGCCTCCACGTCATTCAGCTGCTCATCGCCTGGGCGGTTGTGCCGGAAACCGGCAGCGTGAAGGAAGTGGCCAGCGTGCGCGCCTTCGCCGGTGCGGTGGCCGGTAACTACGTCGCGGTGCTTAAAAGCCCGCTGATCTGGGGCTACCTGCTGGCGATGGCCATGAGTTTTGGCACGATGTTTTGCTACGTTGCATCCAGCCCGTTCATCATCCAGGAGCAGATGGGCTTTAGCGCGTCCGGTTACTCGCTGATTTTCGCGCTCATTTCCTTAGGCATCTTCTCCTCCTCGCTGCTCAACGCGCGGTTGGTGGGGCGGTTGGGCTCGAAGACCATGCTCCGGATCGCGGTGGGGTCTTCCTTCGTATCCTCGTGGCTGCTGTTCGCGATAGTCATGCTGGACCTGCCCGATGCCCTCAAGCTCGTGGGCATGTTCTTAGTGGCCGCGCCCACCGCGGTCATCATGGCAAACTCCACGGCGCTGGCCACCAGCCTCATGCGCGAGCGCTCCGGCTCCGTCTCCGCCGAGATGGGGTTTGCGCAGGCGCTTATGGGCGCGGTCATGTCCCCGCTGGTGGGCCTGGCCGCCAACCCCGCTGTGGGCATGGTCACCGGCATGGTTGTGTGCTCCGCGGTGGCGCTTGCCGGGATGCTCTATTCCACCGCGCGGCACCCCGCCTAG